One Onychostoma macrolepis isolate SWU-2019 chromosome 10, ASM1243209v1, whole genome shotgun sequence genomic region harbors:
- the fez1 gene encoding fasciculation and elongation protein zeta-1: MEAPLVCLDEEFEDLRPCKMEELESEQPAYRPHKTIPLAPLCREEFSELENFSEMMSFKSMEDLVNEFDEKLNVCFHNYNTKTEGLAPVRNQSHTEEDEERLQDEDVWDALTDNYIPSSVSSWDDPTSETLNGNLSDQEIHEKEEEEMNEKNENANCLSDEPLITADQVIEEIVEMMENSPDPGETEEEEEDDIAVSSSKSSPSLLEEIRMLSQASNNNCSYEGLRLMPSSALLDILCRMEAAIREYSEELVAQLARRDELEFEKEVKNTFITALMEVQNRQKEQRELSKRRRKDKAMSLQGSTRSEKTGSMPAKRFSMEGLSNILQTGIRQTFGTSGTERQYLNTVIPYEKKGTPPSVDDLQMLTKILYAMKEDSEKVPTLLTDYILKVLCPT; encoded by the exons ATGGAGGCCCCTCTGGTGTGCCTGGATGAGGAATTCGAGGATCTGCGACCCTGCAAGATGGAGGAGCTCGAATCCGAGCAGCCTGCCTACCGGCCTCACAAAACCATTCCTCTGGCCCCGCTCTGCCGCGAAGAGTTCTCAGAGCTGGAGAACTTCTCTGAGATGATGAGCTTCAAGTCCATGGAGGACCTCGTCAATGAATTTGACGAGAAGCTGAACGTGTGCTTCCACAATTACAACACCAAGACAGAAGGTCTGGCACCTGTTCGCAACCAATCGCATACCGAAGAGGATGAGGAGAGGCTTCAAGATGAAGA CGTGTGGGATGCTCTGACTGACAACTACATCCCCTCCTCTGTGTCCAGCTGGGACGACCCCACCTCAGAAACGCTGAACGGCAACCTCTCAGATCAGGAG ATACATGAAAAAGAAGAGGAGGAGATGAATGAGAAGAATGAGAATGCCAATTGTCTGAGTGACGAACCTCTTATTACAGCTGATCAG GTGATTGAGGAGATTGTGGAGATGATGGAAAACTCACCAGACCCTGGAGAgacagaggaagaggaggaagatgaTATCGCAGTGTCTTCCTCTAAAAGCAGCCCCTCTCTGTTGGAGGAGATCCGCATGCTGTCTCAGGCCTCCAACAACAACTGCTCCTATGAAG GTCTGAGGCTGATGCCCAGCTCGGCGCTGCTTGACATCTTGTGTCGGATGGAGGCGGCGATACGAGAGTATTCGGAGGAACTGGTGGCCCAGCTGGCCCGGAGGGACGAGCTGGAGTTTGAGAAGGAGGTGAAGAACACCTTCATCACAGCTCTGATGGAGGTCCAGAACAGACAGAAGGAGCAAAGGGAGCTGAGCAAGCGCAGGCGTAAGGACAAGGCCATGAGTCTACAAGGATCTACCCGATCCGAGAAGACCGGGAGCATGCCTGCAAAA cGCTTCAGCATGGAGGGTCTGTCCAACATCCTGCAGACAGGCATCAGACAGACCTTTGGGACCTCAGGGACAGAAAGACAG TATCTAAACACAGTCATCCCATACGAGAAAAAAGGGACTCCTCCATCTGTGGATGACTTGCAAATGCTCACAAAAA TTCTTTATGCCATGAAAGAAGACAGTGAGAAGGTCCCGACCCTCCTGACTGACTATATACTAAAAG TTCTGTGTCCTACCTAA